The Seleniivibrio woodruffii genome segment TCTGGATTCTCTCTTCACTTTCTGTCCTCACGGTCATAGGGTGTTCCCAGAGCTTCCGGTTCGGGAGTTGACCCTTTTTCAAGTCTGAGTGTTGCTATCACAAGCACCACAATTGTAAATATATAGGGAAGCATCATCAGCAGATGGGGCGAAAGGCTTGTGCCCACCGCCTGCATACGAAGCTGCATGGCGTTTATTCCGCCGAACAGATATGCCCCCGCCATTGCTCTGGTGCTGTTCCACTGGGCAAAAATGACCAGCGCAACGGCGATCCAGCCCCTTCCTGCCGACATGTTCTCCACCCAAAAGGGTGTATAGGCAAGGGAGAGGTATGCACCGCCAAGTCCCGCAAGACCTGAGCCGATGAGCACTGCGGACATTCTGTACAGCCCGACGTTGATTCCCGACGTATCCGCCGCTCCCGGGTTTTCGCCCACCGAGCGCAGATACAGACCTGTTTTTGTTTTATAGAAGAAAAGGTGCATCAGAACAACCATCAGGATTGAAAAATACACCAGAACATCCTGATTGAAAAGTGCCTGACCTATATAAGGTATTTTGGAGAGCACAGGTATCTCGAACTTCGAGAATCCGTGTATCGTTATGCCGACGAATGAGCGTCCGAACAGGGAGGTTATTCCTATTCCGAACATGGTGAGCGAAAGTCCGCTCACTATCTGGTTGCCTCTCAGATAGACGCATATGAAGCCGTGGATGGCTCCCGCCGCCATGGCCGCAAAGAAAGCCGCCATAACGCCCATGAAAAGGCTGCCTGTGGTATGTGCGGCGGCGAATCCCGTCAGCGCACCCACCAGCATAAGCCCTTCGACACCAAGGTTTATCACCCCTGAGCGTTCCATAAGGATTGCGCCCAGCGTGGCGAAAAGCAGAGGCGTACCCGCCTTTATTGTTGCAAAGAGCAGTATTTCAATCATTTGCCGCTCCTTTTTATGACGGGTTTGTTGTTTATGAAGAAGTCAGAGGCCAGAATGAAGAACAGTATAAGCCCCTGAAACAGGTTTACGAATGCGACCGGAAGCTGCATGAGGATCTGGAGGCTGTCGCCGCCGACCAGAATAACAGCCATTATGACGGACACTACAAGAACGCCTATGGCACTGCGCCCCGCCAGCCACGCAACTATAATGGCCGTGTAGCCGTAGCCGTGGGATATTCCCTCCTGAAGTCTGCCCTGAACGCCCGCAGACTCGCTGAAACCTGCGATTCCCGCCAGTGCGCCGCTTAAGAACATAACGCCGATTATCTTTTTGTCGATGCTTATCCCTGCATATTTTGCCGCTTTGGGGTTGTTTCCGATAACTTTTATCTCATATCCCCAAACGGTCTTCTCCATGAAAATATAAACCACTGCAACCAGAACCAGAGCCAGCAGGAAACCCGCATGGAGCCTGTAGGTTGAAAGGGTCGGCAGGATAAGGTCGGGCGAAAATCTGGGGGTAAGCGGAAAGTTGAACCCGTTTGGGTCTTTCCAGGGGCCATAGACAAGGTAGGATACCCATGCGATGGCTATATAGTTCATAAGCAGGGTAACGATAATCTCGTTTACTCCCGCCTTTGCTTTCAGAAAACCCGAAACGCTCGCCCAGAGGCCGCCGAACACCACCGCAGTGAGAAACATCACGACTATGCCGGTTATGCCCGTGAGACCTGAATGAAGAGCGATGAGCGATGCGCCCATTGCACCCATATAGAGCTGGCCTTCGGCTCCGATGTTCCATATCTTCATGCGGAAGGCGATGGACACGCCCAGACCGGTCAGTATCAGGGGGGTAGATTTGACCAGTGTCTCGGTGATACCGTAAACGGAGCCGAGAGACTCGTTAAGCATTCCCATGTATGCCTTAAGGGGGTTAACCCCTGCGATAAGCATTATTATTGCCGCCGTTGCCAGTGCAAACAGAACCGACATGAAAGGAGCTACGGCAACAAAAAGTTTTGATGCGTCCTTGCGCTTTTCAAATCTTATCATCGTGCCGTCTCCCCGCTCATGAGAAGGCCAATCTCCTCACGGCTGGTTTTTTCGGGGTCAACGATCCCCGTAATACGTCCTCTGAACATAACCGCTATCCTGTCGGACAGTTTCAGCAGTTCGTCGAGGTCTTCGGATATGACTATTGTGCTCATGTCGTCCTTTCTCGCATCCATGATGACCTTGTGGACATATTCCGCAGAGCCCATGTCCAGTCCTCTTGTGGGATACAGCGCAACAAGAACGCTGGGGCGCATGGAAAGCTCTCTGGCAATTATCACCTTCTGGATGTTTCCGCCGGAAAGCAGTCTGATGGGCGTCCCTTTGGGGCCGGCCTTGATTGCGAATGACTCTATCTGTTTCTCGGCGTTCTCTTTTATGGCTTTAAAGTTCTGGAAGACGAACTTCCTGAACGGCTTTTCCTTGTAACTTTTAAGAATAAGGTTCTCGTCCACAGACATTTCAGGGGCGATCCCCATGCTCTTTCTGTCTTCGGGAACGTGTGCGATGCCTGCGATGTATGCCTTGCGGCTGTCTGCATTGGTGATGTCCCGCCCGTCGGCGAATATCTTTCCTGAGGTCGGGGGCTTAAGCCCTGTGAGCACCTCGGCCAGAGTCTTCTGACCGTTGCCTGCAACACCTGCTATGCCAAGTATCTCCCCTTTGCGGAGGGCTAGGGAGAAGTCGATAAGGTCGCTCATGCCCTTCTCTTTGTCGGCGTTCAGGTTTTCTATGTTGAGCACCGTTTCGGTGAACTCTTTTTTCTCTTTTTCCCAAACGGGGATCTCGTCGGTGCCTATCATTAGACCCGCCAGAACGTTCTCGTCGAACTCGCCTCTGACAAGCTCCTGAACAGTGGTTCCCTTTTTAAGCACCGTAACTCTGTCGGAAAGCTCCATCACCTCACGCATCTTGTGGCTGATGAAAATGACCGCTCTGCCCTCTTTTTTAAGCTGTTTCAGAAAGCCGAACAGTCTGTCGGATTCCTGCGGGGTGAGAACGGCGGTGGGCTCGTCCAGAATAAGCACTTTGCAGTCACGGATAAGCAGTTTGATAAGCTCCACCCACTGCTGCTGACCGATGGAGAGCTTGCGGATGGGTTCGTCCAGCTCAATCTGGAGGCCGAAACGCTCAACTATCTCCTGAATCTGCGCGCGGAGCTTCTTTTTGTTAAGCCAAAAGGACAGGTCGGAAACGGAAAGCAGGATATTTTCAAATACAGTATGGTTGTAAACCAGCATAAAATGCTGATGCACCATGCCGATCCCGGCTTTGATGGAATCTTTGGGCGATCTGAAGATATGCGGCTGTCCGTTAATTCTCAGCGTGCCGCCGTCGGGGCTGTACAGTCCGTTCAAAACGTTCATCAGGGTGGATTTGCCTGCGCCGTTCTCTCCGAGCAGGGTATGTATCTCCCCTTCGAAGATATTCAGGCAGACACCGTCCAGAGCCTTTACCCCCGGAAATGTCTTAACTACGGATTCGACTTTCAGTAGTGCTTCCAATGTTTTTCCTTTTGCTGTAATGTCTCCCCCTTTTTTAAAGGGGGATTAAGGGGGATTAAATTTAAATATAATAAAATCCACCCCGTCCCTCCTTTATGAAAGGAGGGGGAAAGAGGTAAAAAAACAAGTCCCCCCGTCTTTTGGGCGGGGGGACCTGAAATATGAAAATTTCTTTTACTTATTTAGGGATAGTGCCCTGAACGCCCTCAACGAGGAAGTTCATGCTGAGCTGCTCGGGATCTGTCATGCTCTTTCCGGCCTCAACAACAACTTTGCCTGCGTTGTCTTTAATAGGGCCTGCGAAGAGAACGAACTTGCCTGCCTGCATTTCGGCCTTTTTCTCGTTAACGAGTGCCTGAACTTCAGCGGGAACAAGTTTGCTCATAGGAGCAAGGTCAACCAGATTATGCTCAATTCCGTACCAGATCTGCTCGGATTTCCATGTTCCGTTGTGAACAGCTTCAGCAATCTGAGTGTACAGAGGACCCCAGTTCCAGACGGGAGCCGTCAGCCATGCGCCGGGGATCTGAGACGCCATGTCGGTGTTGTAGCCGATGGCGAATGCGCCTCTTTTTTCAGCTGCCTGAAGGGGTGCGGGTGTATCCTGATGCATGGTTATTACGTCTGCTTTAACATCGAGAAGGGACTCAGCCGCATCACGCTCTTTCGCAGGGTCGAACCATGTCTGTGTCCAGACGACTTTAACCACCGCTTTGGGGTTAACACTGCGAGCGCCCATAGTGAAAGCGTTGATGCCTCTGATAACCTCGGGGATGGGGAAAGCGGCAACATAGCCGAGTACGTTTGATTTAGTCATTTTACCGGCAACAATACCTGAAAGGTAACGTGCCTGCTCGATACGGCCGAAATATGTGCCCACGTTGGCGGCAGTTTTGTAGCCTGAGCAGTGCATGAACACTACGTCGGGAAACTTTGCCGCAACTTCAATTGTGGGATCCATATAACCGAAGCTGGTTGTGAAAATAAGGTTGTAGCCTTTCTGTGCAAGGCTGGTGATGATTCTTGTGGATTCAGCGCCTTCCGGAACTGACTCGATGAATGTTACATCTTTAACATAGGGCAGTTTCGCCATAACCTGTCTGCCCATATCGTGAGCAAATGTCCAGCCGCCGTCGCCAACGGGACCGACATATACAAACGCAGCTCTGATCTCTTTGCCCTCGGGAGCAGCTGCTGTTTCAGCGGGAGCCGCAGTTTCGGGAGCTTTCGTTTCCTCTTCCTTTTTCTTGGAACAGCCGGGAAGAACGAGGAAAGCCGCAAGAACCGCCAACAATAACAGTTTTTTCATATAACCACCTCTAAAACGGTCATTACCGTATTCATACATAATTCAGGCCGGAACTTCTGTCAAATTAATTTTGACCCCATGAATCAGCACCGATGTCGATGACGACAGAGTACTCCATAAGAACGTTGAGCATGTATATCTGATTGTTTGAATAGCTAACCTTATATATCTCGTAACCGTCTGTGTCGTAAACTATTTTTGTTTTGCCTTTCATTTCGGTCTTTCCGAACATCTTAACGGAGGATTTGTGAGGATAGTCTCCGGCATAATATATAGCGTATATATCTTTTTCGAACTGCTGAAATTTCGACTCGTCAAGAGGGAGGTTGCGAACCTTTATGGAGTATTTTCCGTCCTCAAGTTTAACATCGGCATTGCCTCTGAAAAACTCGGATTTAAGCTTGAGCGCAAGAAAATCGTCCTCAACCGCAACTTCGCCGTCCAGTGAAAGGGTTCTGTCGCCGCTTGAGATGCTCACTATCTGCTTTGTCACAGGCTTGTTCATAAAGAAATCATAGCCGCACCCGGCAAGCAGAACAGCCGAAAGAACTGAAAACAATATAAGTCTCAAATCGTGCCCCCTTCAAAGAGCGTACTCTATCAGAATAACAGCAAAAAATCAAAAATATTTATGACAATAACCTTACCGTCATGGTCTCCACCTCTTCATCCGTCAGAACCGCCGTTTCCCCGTCCTTCTGAACCTGCCAGCCGTCGTCCGTGTGGGTTATCCTGACGATGTCCCCCGCCGAAATGCCCTTGTCGGTATCCACAGAGACTATCTCCACCTCTTTGTCCGAAAAGCCGTAAACGGCCGTCAGGCAGAAAGAGCCGTCCGCATATACAGGAGGAATCACCGCACCGTGGGGATCCGTAGCGGGGTAGCCCATCTTTCCGTGGATATAATCTATGGCGTTATGGTCGTTAAAGTGCTCCAGAACGTGGGCTTTCGCATGGAGTTCGTTCTCCGGCACGCCCATATAGTGCAGATAAGTTTCCCACACCCTGTGGGCTTTTTTCAGCCTAAGCGCCTCTGTCTTTCCCTTATCCGTCAGTACATATTCTGAACCCTCAGGTTTTGCATATCCCTCTTCGGCAAGGTATTTCATGGCATTGCGCATCACTTTCGCCTTGACCTTCACATATCCTGCGATGTGTTCGGCGGTGACAGCCCTGCCGGATTTATACATACTGGCGATGATATCCTCTATCACCTGCTGGGGAACCATGTTTCTCCTGCGCAGCCAGTCCGCCAGAAGGCCGTATCTGGGCGCAAGCACCAGAACCGCAAGAAACTGCACGGTTGAAAACAGCATGATGGCCCCGCCGCCCGCACTGTTAAGCCAGACCGAAAGATAAAGCCCGCCCAGAATGCTGGTGAACCCGAAAAGCGCCGCAAGCGCCATCATCTTCTCCAGTCTGTCCGTCAGCAGATATGCCGTTGCCGCAGGGGTTATCAGAAGCCCCACGACAAGTATCACACCCACCATGCTCACCGCCGAAACAACTATCAGCGAAACGCACCCTGTGAAAAGATACTTGAACAGCAGAACGGGAATACCTATTGAAGCCGCCATTACCGGGTCGAAACTGGTCAGCTTGAAATATCTGAAAAACAGGATGATAACCGAAAGCACCGCCGCCGAAACGATGGCCGAAACCACCATGTCGAAGTCGGAAATGCCCAGAATATCCCCCATTATGAAGTGCATAAGATCGATATGGATATATTTGCCGAACACCGACACCAGAACAACGCCGCCCGCAAAAACTCCGGTGTACATTATTCCGATGGAGGCATCCTCCTTAATTCTGGATACCTTTGCAACAAAGCCTATCATAAACACTGTGATGAACGCCGAAATGAGCGAACCGACGAGCATTGCCCCCGCCGCCGCCTCCACGCCGAACACCAGTTTCATGAACAGATAACCCGCACCAACCCCCGCTATCATGGCATGGGAGAGAGCATCGCCCAGAAACGCCATCCGCTGAAGTATCACCAGACAGCCTGTCACAGCGCACACCACTGCAACGATACTGCCGCCTGCCAGTGCCTTAAGAAAATATATCTTCGTAAGCGGGTCTATGAATAATGTATATAATGTTTCCATAAATCATCCTTTCAGAAGGTCGGTGAAGACCTTCAGCTTACCTTCATAGACTTCGGAAAGAAGCTCCTGACGAAACACCAGACTGGGAGGCCCCGCCGCATAAAGCCGCTGTTTCACCAGAAGGAGCTTGTCAAAATATTCGGAAGCGGTGGCTAGGTCGTGGTGAACCACAACCAGTGTTATTCCCGCCTTTTTAGCCTCTGCCAGAACATCCAGAATGGCGCTTTCCGTTGCGGCATCAACACCTGCAAAAGGCTCGTCCAGAAGGAGTATCTGCGCACCCTGCGCCAATGCTCGTGCCATGAACACCCTCTGCTGCTGTCCGCCTGAAAGCTGACCTATCTGACGTTTTTTAAAATCGCTCATCCGCACCATCTCCAGTGCGCTGTCGACTATCTCCCTGTCCGCCTTTGATGGGTTGCGCCACCATTTCAGGTGTCCGTAGCGTCCCATCATGGCAACATCCTCCACAGTCACTGGATAGTCCCAGTCAACGGTTCCCCTCTGGGGAACGTAGGCTATCGCCCCTCTGGTCTGCTCAACGGGCTTGCCGAAGACATAAACATCGCCGATATCCCTGCGCACAAAGCCAAGCATTGCCTTCATCAGAGTGGACTTCCCTGCCCCGTTGGGACCTATTATGCCCACCAGTTCGCCCTTCTGTATCATAAAGCTGACGTCGAGCAGAGCGGGTTTAGGTCCGTAGCTCACCGTCAGGTTGCGCACCTGTATTGCGTATTCAGCGTTCATTGTTCTTTTCCTGTATCAAACATAAGGGCGGCGGAGATATCCTGACCGTCCTCAAACCATTTAGTATCCTCGGCGATAACCAGCCCGCCCTCCAGCACCTTTATGCGGACAGCATTCGCCCCGCCTTCTGCCGGAGGAACGGCGTTCACAGCCACCTCATGCTTTCCGCCGCTTATGTGCAGAGCGTTCAGAACCAGCGGAATACCTTTTGTAACTCCCTCATCGGCCTCAAAAACCTTTTTTCCGTCCAGAATAACAGTGAATCCCTTTGTTTTTTCGCCCACATCCAGAGCAAAAGGGTCTTTGGCGGTGGAGAAGGTCGGGGTTATCTCAACGGTTATCTCCCGTTCTTTGGCTATGGTGCGAACATATTCGCCGCCTTTTTCCGCTCCCCGATAGGCAAAGAAAAAGAGGACTATGCCCGCTGTCACAACCCATACCGCAAGGGTCAGTAAAAATTTCATCTGAGCCCCCTTACTATCTTGATAACGTTCTCACGCATCATTCCTATGTAGGTCTCTCCGGCTGTTCCGGTGTCGCCCATTGAATCGGAATATAAAGTTCCGCCCACGGTTACGCCCGCATCACGGGCTATCTCCCGTATCAGCTTGGGGTTTATGGTGGATTCAACGAAAATAGTTTTTACATTGTGCTGCCTGATGGAGCTTACAGCCGCCTCCCGCCTCTGGGGAGTGACCCCGCCGCCAACCTCGCCCCCTGTTGACCAGCCCACGGGAGCCGTGTTGACGAATCCGTACTCCTTGGCAAAATATCCGAACGCATCATGGTTGGTCACCAGAATCCGCTTCTGAGGCGGAATTGCGGCGACCTCTCTGCGTATCCACGAATCCAGCGCACGAAGCTCTGAAAGATAGAGCTTCGCCCGCATTATGAAATTGTCTTTATGTTCAGGGGCTATGCCTATCAGCCCCCTTGTTATGTTGTTGACATACACGGCGGCGTTTGCAGGAGTGAACCACGAATGGGGATCGTTAATCTTCTCTCCCCCCGTCTCAAGGATAAGGGGTTTTATACCGTCTGTGGCGGTTATCAGCGGTTTTTTGGAGTCTACGGCCAGAGAGCGCATCCAGTTCTTGCCCTCCAGATGGAACCCGTTCTCTATCAGCAGGTCGCTTTTGCGCACCCTGTCCATGTCCGCAGGAACGGGAGTATAGGTGTGAGGATCCTGTCCGGGAGCAAGGATGCACAGCACTCGGACATCATCTCCGGCTATGTTTCTGGTGATGTCATATATCTGTGTGGTGGAAACTGTCACGGTTTTTTGTGCCTGTGCGGCGGAAAATGTGAAAAAAACCCAAAAAACCACCAAAAATCTGATAAACATACTCAACTCCGTAAAAAAAACTGTTGATATTTTTTATCATCTTCGAATATTATACACCATATAAATATACAAATCCCATGTATCGGAACAAGTAATTATTTTGCGGAGAGTATAATGTACGACAGAATTTTAAGAGACAAAGAGCTAAAGGTTACACCCCAGAGAATCTTTATTCTGGAAGAAATAAGAAAAATGGGGCACGCCGGAATTGAAGATCTCCACGACAAAGTTAAAGAGGTATACTCTTCCGTAAGCCTTGCAACCATCTACAAGAACATACACATCCTCGTTGAGGAGAACATCCTCAGAGAGGTTCCCGTTCACGGCAGAAAACCCGTTTACGAGATAAACATAGGCGACCACGTTCACCTTTGCTGTTCAAAATGCGGCGAAATATCCGACCTGATGGATGTTGACACTGCGCCCATGCTGGCCGAGGCCGAAAAGCAGACAGGCCACAGATACGAGCGCATCGCAGTCATGCTTCAGGGAACCTGCAAAAGCTGCTCTAACTAGGCACAAACAGAATAATAACAAAGCCCGCTTCGGCGGGTTTTTTTTATGGCCTTATTGACATACGCAGATTTATACGCAATATTATACGCAAGAGGTGACGTATGTACGGCGTAAAATATGAAATTGACGAGATGATGAGTGCAAGCTCCTTCTCAAGAAACATGAACAAGGTCAGTGAACTGCTGGAAACCATGAAAAGGGTCGTTGTGCTGAGAAACAACACTCCCGAAATGGTTGTTCTGCCCATTGCAGAATACGAGCACATAAAGGCTCTTGCCGATCTGGCGGAACATCTTGAGATAGCGCATCTGATTGAAAAGAGAAAAGAAGAAAAATATCACTCGCTTGAAGATGTTCTTAAGGAAAACGGCCTTGGCTAAGGTGTTTCAGATCAGACTGTCGGATTCAGCAAGGGCTGATTTCGGGCAGTTGGAAGGCAGTATAAAAAATCTTGTTGCAAAACAGCTGAAAGCTCTTGAGACAAACCCTTTCAAAGGCGAAGCTCTGGGAAACAAGGCTGGAATCGACCTCACCGGATACTACAAACTGTATGTGTGCAAAAAGCAGGTCAGAATAATCTACAGAGTTGAGAATCACGAACTGATAGTATGCGTTGTCGGGATAGGCAGACGTGATAATCTGGACGTATACAGAAGCACATACGAAAAGCTCAAGCCCGAATAGGATTATTTAACGCAAACCCTGTCACGGCCGGAGTTTTTTGCCTCATACATTGCGGCATCGGCTCTGAGAAGCATACTGTCCGCAGTGTCGCCCTCGCCGAAGGAGGCAACGCCTATGCTCACCGTGTGCTCATGCCCTGTGGAAAACTGCCTGTTCTTAACTGAAATACGAATCCTCTCCGCCAGAATCTGAGCCTGCTCAACTCCCGTTTCAGGACAGATCACCAGAAATTCCTCGCCGCCCCACCTGCCGATGAAATCCGTTGTGCGGATGCTTTCCGAGGCCGCATGAACAAACTCTATAAGCACTCTGTCACCTGCAAGATGCCCGAACTCGTCATTGATTCTTTTAAAATAGTCTATATCCAGCAAAACTATGGAAAGCTCACGCTTATATCTTTTCGCCCTGTCCAGCTCCTGCATGAATATGAAATCCAGACGGGTGCGGTTGCTTATTCCCGTCAGGTGGTCTATCTGTGAGATGCGTACCAGCTCACGGTTGAGCCTTCTTATGCTCACTATCCAAAGCCCCGCCGCAATACCTGTAAAGCAGAAAACGAGCAGAATTATGACAACTGGCTTATAGTCTATGCCTGTCTGGGCTTTGATGTATATGTGTTTATTGACTATGGACTCTCTGTCGGAAGGGGTTATCTTTGATACACCGAAGTTGAGTATTTCAGCCAGAGCAGGCTCGCTCTTAACCACTCCGATGCGCAGTTTGTTGGTATAGTTAGGGAGCTGACCGGATATTTTGAGGTTGAAAAGCCCCTCTTCCTTGATGGTGAATGCCGCCATGATGAGGGAGCGCATGGTCATATCCGCTTTTTTGGTGGAGACCATTTCGAAAGCCTCCCTTTCGCTCCCGCAGTTGAGCACTCGCAGGTTCGGATAGTCTTTGCGGATAAGCTCCTCCATAGCCGTTCCTGAGGGAAATACAATGGTTTCGTCAGTAAGCTCGGCAGGATCTGGGATGTATCTGTGCTCCTCACGGGTGACAAAAACGTTGACATCGGTAAATACGGGTTCCGTGAAGTTAAGCCATGTATCTCTTTCGGGGGTACTGTTCAGAAAGCTTAAAATCTCGCATCTGCCCGTCTGAGCAAATGCCAGACTTTCGTCCCAGTCTCTGGTGGGCACTATCTCAAGCTGCAATCCGGCATTTTTTGCCGCCAGCCGCAGAAGATCCGCTGCGATCCCCTCGTGCTGTCCCTTTTCGTTTATCCTTTCGAAAGGATACCAGTCGGGATCCACACATACCTTAACCGCACCGTGATTCTTGATATATTCTTTCTGGGAATCGCTCAGTTCATCGGCATGACTGAAAAAGACGAATGAAAGGGTGAGAAGAGCAAACAAAAAAACTTTCAATATAAGCCCCGCAAGGAATGTCTATCTGTACATTTTAAGCCTGCGGCAAAAAATTGTCAACTGTGTTGACGATTAATAAACTCCATATCCTCTTCGAGGTCGGGTCCCTTCACCGTAAGATAGTCGCCCACCATCATTCCGCTTGCTCCCGCAGAGAAAACCTTTTCAGCTCCGCCTGATTTAAACACGGCGTTGCGTCCGCCGCAGACCCTGAGGATCCTGTCGGGCAGAACAAATCTGTAAACAGCTATGATGCGCATGGCCTCCTCTTCGGTGAGGATGTCCGTGCCCTCTTTGGGCGTACCTGTCACGGGATTCAGAAAGTTTATCGGAACCGACTGAACGCCAAGCTCACGCAGAAGTACAGCAAGCTCGTATCTGTGCTCCCATTTTTCCCCTATGCCGAAGATTCCGCCGCAGCATACGTCTATTCCCGCTCTCAAGGCCTCTTTAACTGCGTTAACATCGTCTGCGTATTCATGGGTGGTGCAGATGTTGGGGAAAAAACTTTCTGATGTTTCAAGGTTGTGGTGATACGAGTCCAGCCCCGCCTCTTTCAGCTCAATAAGCTGTTCATAGGTGAGGCATCCAACTGATATATCCGTTTGCAGACCGATGGATTTGACAAGCTCCACCGCCGCTTTTATCTTCCTGAATTCTTCATCGTCGGGTCCAAGTCCGCTTGAAACTATGCTGAAACGCTCAACGCCCAGTTCCTTTGTGCGGATGGCTGCCTCTTTAATCTTTGCAAGGTCGATGAAGGGGAAAACCGGTGCTTTTGTGCCGTAGTGTGCCGACTGGGCGCAGAAAACGCAGTCCTCGCTGCAAAGCCCGCTTCTGGCATTGATTATTGAGCAGGTCTTAACCGTTCGCCCTGTGAAACCGTCTCTCAGTTTTTGTGCATAGTCCGTAACAACGGCCAGATCGCCGTCAATAAGCTCAAAGAACTCGGCAGAGGAGATAAGCTCCCCGCCGAGTGCCTTTTCATATATGTTTTCAATCATCATTTTCCGCCGTAAAGTTCAATTATCTCCAGAATATCGTTCAGAATGTCCTTTGTATCCTCAACACCCAGCGAAAGCCTGACCAGACTGTCGCTGATGCCTCTGGCGGCACGTTCCGCAGGGGGCATGGCCGCATGGGACATTTTAGCCGGATAGGAGATGATGCTCTCCACACCGCCCAGACTCACAGCGAAAGCCGCATATTTTGCGTTTTCCAGCAGTTTGTGGGCAAGATCGGCCGTTTCAAGCTCGAACGACAGAACGGCTCCCGCCCCGTCACTCTGCTTTTTGTTTATCCCGTATCCAGGATGGCTCTCAAGTCCGGGGTAGTATACCTTTTTAATCTTCGGATGCTTGGACAGTTCCTCAGCTATTATGCCTGCGGAGCGCTGTCCGGCCTCCATTCTGACTCCGAGGGTCTTAAGCCCTCTTATCACCAGCCAGCAGTCGTTTGGCGGCAGAACCGCTCCCACTGCGTTCTGAATATATTTTATGCGCTTGGCCAGATCCTTGTCCGCCGTCACTGCAAATCCGCAGAGAACGTCGCTGTGGCCGTTGATGAACTTTGTGCCGCTGTGCACCACTATGTCGCACCCAAGCTCTATGGGTCTCTGGAGATAGGGGCTCATGAATGTGTTGTCCACAATGGTGATAAGCTCATGCTCTTTGGCGAGGTTCGCCATAGCTTTCAGGTCGGTTATCTTCATAAGGGGATTCGAGGGTGTTTCCAGATAGAAGGCCTTGGTATTGGGCTTTATTGCCGCTTCAAAGGCCTCAACGGACGTTGCATCCGCAAAGGTGGCCTCTATGCCGAAACGGGAGAGAAGTCCTGTGAGCACCCTCCATGTTCCGCCGTATACGTCCTCACAGACCACGATATGGTCACCGGGTGAAAATATCATCAGAACCGATGATATTGCCGCCATGCCGGAGGCGAAGGCGTAGCCGTGGGTGCCGCTTTCAAGCTCGGCTATAATAGTCTCCAGAGCCTCCCTTGTGGGGTTGCCGGAGCGGGAATAGTCATATTTTCCGAAATGGTCTGCGGAATCCTGCGCAAAGGTTGACGCATGGATGAGCGGAACGCTCAGTGCACCTGTGCCGGGGTCGATTCCGAATCCGTTATGTACCAGACGGGTGTTTCTGCCCGCTTTGTTCGCTTTCGCCATTATCTTACCTCGCTTT includes the following:
- a CDS encoding trans-sulfuration enzyme family protein, with protein sequence MAKANKAGRNTRLVHNGFGIDPGTGALSVPLIHASTFAQDSADHFGKYDYSRSGNPTREALETIIAELESGTHGYAFASGMAAISSVLMIFSPGDHIVVCEDVYGGTWRVLTGLLSRFGIEATFADATSVEAFEAAIKPNTKAFYLETPSNPLMKITDLKAMANLAKEHELITIVDNTFMSPYLQRPIELGCDIVVHSGTKFINGHSDVLCGFAVTADKDLAKRIKYIQNAVGAVLPPNDCWLVIRGLKTLGVRMEAGQRSAGIIAEELSKHPKIKKVYYPGLESHPGYGINKKQSDGAGAVLSFELETADLAHKLLENAKYAAFAVSLGGVESIISYPAKMSHAAMPPAERAARGISDSLVRLSLGVEDTKDILNDILEIIELYGGK